Genomic DNA from Methanosarcina sp. MTP4:
AATACAACGATTTCCGGAAAACCCGTCCTTGTCTGCGGAAACGCCCCGAAACTCCGGGCTGAGCTTTCGGAAATAGACCTTTCCTCTTTTGTAATAATCGCAGCCGACGGAGCCGCCGCCGTCCTGATGGACCTCGGCCGAGTACCCGAAGTCATCTGCACCGACCTTGACGGCAATTCCGAAGCAGACATCGAAAAAGAAATCCTCGCCTCTGAAAAAGGCGCTCTCGTCCTCATCCACGCCCACGGGGACAACACCGACAAGCTCGAAAAATACGTGTCCCGCTTCAAGCGCTTCATAGCCACGACCCAGGCTGAGCCTTTTGACCGCGTCTACAACTTCGGCGGCTTCAGTGATGGGGACCGCTGCGTCTTTGTGGCGAAAGAGTTTGGGGCAACGAGCGTCAGGCTTGCGGGATTTGATTTTGAAGATCCCGGGGTTAATCCTATTAAGAAGATGAAGTTGAAGTGGGCGAAGGAATTAATTGAGATCTGCGGGATTTGAAAAACGAGGGATGGATTTTTTATTCTCGATTTTAGTATTCTTTTTTGGGGCTGGTTTTTACTTTCTGCTTTTGTATCCTCTCTGTGGCCGTTTTTAACTAATCTTTGCAAACTCTTTTTCGGGGCTGCCGGAATACCGTATTTCCGTCGTTTTTGTTCGCGCGAAGCGCGCCTGCCCGAAACTGCCCTCTAATTTGAAAAAAAGCAGAAAATAGTCCCAACATGCCATTTATCACTTTTATGGAAAAATGCCGTGAATTTAATCCGTTTTAATCATTTTTAATTATTTTTTCCATCATAAGGAAATGATTCAAGTGATATAGTTTTCTTATGCCCACTTTTTTAGGAAAAACTGACAAAATTAACAACACTTATATCATAATTTTGAAATATGATGTTATCAAATAGTCATCTCACTCAATTTAAGATAAAAGTAATGAGATCGGATATGGGGATAACATGCCCGGATTTACAAAAGTAGAAAACCGTATTTTACAAAAATATATTTCAGATCCTAAGTTATCTAACAGCCTTGCTTCAATTCGTGGGGTCATGGAAAGTATCTGGGCAAATGACGCACCAAGAATAGTACAGAATTACACGGACCATGGTATTGAGCACAGTGAAAGAATTGCTTACTTTGTAGAAAAGTTGCTCCAGGTAAATCCTGATGCAGAATTTTCAGAACAAGAAATTTACCTGCTTCTCGCAGGCGTTTATTTGCATGACATCGGGATGCAGTGCGATGTTGTCGAGTATCCTGCAATAAAGGAAAGGGCCGAGGATGAGGATTTAGACGCAAAGTTCGATAAAGAATTTACCGCAGAAACAACAAATGGCTATTCCTCAGAAGAGCAGAACGAAATCCGCAAGAATCATCATCTTCTTTCCGCAGCCTGGATTGACTACCTGTATAAAGGAAATGATCCGGAGTTATCTCCTGCGATCAAAAGTTTACCTTATGATCTTGTGGACGATTTAATGGATGTGTGTAAATTCCATTCAAAATTACCAATAAGTGATTGTCCTGACTCTTTTAACTCTGATCCGAACAGTCGCAAAAAAATGGTCGCTGCACTTTTGCGTTTTGCTGATGAACTTGATATAAGCAATACACGTGTTAATATCGGGACTGCAAAGATTTTTGCCATATACCCAGATAATAGTGTTTACTGGTGGCTACACAACTATACAAAAGTCAATTTTGTTGATCCTAACAAAATTCGCCTTAAAGTCCATTTGCATCCTGAAGACTTTGAATCATATGGCTCCTTTGTGCGTGAAGAATATATCACTCATTTTAAAAGCAAAAATCAGCTTGTCTTAGACGCGCTGGTTGAACAGAATATTTCTTTAGTAATCGATACTAATTCAGACGTTGTGGCACACAAACGTGCTGAAAAGTTCCCTCCTGAGATAACTGCTGTTTTGGACAAAAAGATACAAGAAAGTGACTTGTCTCCTAATTCTCAGATTCAAGTTATTGCTAAAAACTCTGATTCCAAGCCTATAGAAATTTTGCCACCTCAGACTATCAAGGAAGTTAACGAGGGAATTTCAAATATTCCACATTTAAGGAACCCTCGTTTCACAGGTCGTGAAGATAAGTTAAAACAAATCCATGAAGCCCTTATTTCAAATAATGCAGTTGCTTTATCTCAACCCGTTGCAGTATGCGGACTCGGAGGTATTGGCAAAACACAAACTGCGATTGAATATACCTATCGTTACCGTGATGAATATGGATTCATATTCTGGGTAAAAGCCGATTCTACAGATTCGATTATTTCGGATTATGTCGGTATCGCAAAATCATTGAATTTACCGGTTAAAAATGACTCAGACCAGAACACTATTGTGGCGGCTGTATTGAACTGGTTTAGGACCAATGAGGACTGGTTACTTATTATCGACAATGCAGATGACCCTTCTTTTGTAAAGGATTTTCTTCCCCCAAGTCCTAAAGGACATATCCTCTTGACTTCAAGAGCACGAGTTTTTGATGCACTGGGGATTACGAGTTTAGTTGAAATGGAGGAGATGTACCCTGACGAAGCTAAGAACTTCTTGCTAAAGCGTACAGCGCGTGTTGATCCAGATCAACAGGAAATCGAAGCACTTGAGAAACTGATACATGAACTTGGTTATCTTCCATTGGCTTTAGAACAGGCCGGAGCTTACATATATGCAAATAACTCCAGCTTCAAAGATTATCTGATAAGTTATAAAAAACGTGGCCTGAAGTTATTGGAAAAATCTCTTATTGATAAGAGCAAGTATCCAGAATCGATATCTACCACTTGGTTGATGAACTTCGATGAGGTGAAGAAAAACTCAGAAGTTTCAGCGGATATTTTATTTGCAAGCGCTTTTCTAAATCCCCACAAAATCCCTGCAGAAATCTTTTGCAAAGGTGCGGAGAAGTTAGGATCACTAATTTCTGCTGAATTTAGTGATGTTGATACCGATCCACTTGTTTTTGATGAAGTACTCAAACCACTCTGGCAGTACTCTTTAATTGACCGTGATGCCGGTTGCCATACTTATGATATTCACCGCCTTGTACAAGCTGTTCTTAGAGATGGAATGAAAAATGATGAACAGTATCTCTGGGCTGAACGTGTTATTAAAGCTGTAAATTGTGCATTTCCTGAAGTGGAG
This window encodes:
- a CDS encoding 6-hydroxymethylpterin diphosphokinase MptE-like protein, which produces MDFAAWEPIYERILADFGFDRTGDEEAARLLSKMLTEENTVSLSELNTTISGKPVLVCGNAPKLRAELSEIDLSSFVIIAADGAAAVLMDLGRVPEVICTDLDGNSEADIEKEILASEKGALVLIHAHGDNTDKLEKYVSRFKRFIATTQAEPFDRVYNFGGFSDGDRCVFVAKEFGATSVRLAGFDFEDPGVNPIKKMKLKWAKELIEICGI
- a CDS encoding tetratricopeptide repeat protein is translated as MPGFTKVENRILQKYISDPKLSNSLASIRGVMESIWANDAPRIVQNYTDHGIEHSERIAYFVEKLLQVNPDAEFSEQEIYLLLAGVYLHDIGMQCDVVEYPAIKERAEDEDLDAKFDKEFTAETTNGYSSEEQNEIRKNHHLLSAAWIDYLYKGNDPELSPAIKSLPYDLVDDLMDVCKFHSKLPISDCPDSFNSDPNSRKKMVAALLRFADELDISNTRVNIGTAKIFAIYPDNSVYWWLHNYTKVNFVDPNKIRLKVHLHPEDFESYGSFVREEYITHFKSKNQLVLDALVEQNISLVIDTNSDVVAHKRAEKFPPEITAVLDKKIQESDLSPNSQIQVIAKNSDSKPIEILPPQTIKEVNEGISNIPHLRNPRFTGREDKLKQIHEALISNNAVALSQPVAVCGLGGIGKTQTAIEYTYRYRDEYGFIFWVKADSTDSIISDYVGIAKSLNLPVKNDSDQNTIVAAVLNWFRTNEDWLLIIDNADDPSFVKDFLPPSPKGHILLTSRARVFDALGITSLVEMEEMYPDEAKNFLLKRTARVDPDQQEIEALEKLIHELGYLPLALEQAGAYIYANNSSFKDYLISYKKRGLKLLEKSLIDKSKYPESISTTWLMNFDEVKKNSEVSADILFASAFLNPHKIPAEIFCKGAEKLGSLISAEFSDVDTDPLVFDEVLKPLWQYSLIDRDAGCHTYDIHRLVQAVLRDGMKNDEQYLWAERVIKAVNCAFPEVEYKNWELCDKLLPHALTCAEYIKQWGLETEESSKLLNASGSYLHKRARFKESEPFLKSSLEIRKKVLEPEHFDLSESFNNLAELYKDLARYSEAEPLYARALEIRENVLNPDNPAIAESLNNLAELFTILARYSEAESLCVRALEIRENVLNPDDPDIAESLSNLAGVYRDLGRYSEAEPLYTRALGITEKALGPEHPDVGTFLNNLAVVYQDLGRSSEAEPLNIRSLRITEKALGPEHPIVGTCLNNLALVYQDLGRSSEAESLNIRALRITEKALGPEHPDVGIRLNNLAGVYQDLGRSSEAESLYTRALGITEKALGSEHPDVGIRLKNLAQFFRNQNKYLKARPYYERAIKVVEKTKGENSLDFADLLKSYASLLNNMKRNREATRISKRVTKIRSNIKKGNEK